A single window of Methylomarinum sp. Ch1-1 DNA harbors:
- the tnpA gene encoding IS200/IS605 family transposase — protein MDENESLSHSRWECKYHVVFIPKCRRRTLYKELRKHLGEVFRRLASQKESRIIEGHLMPDHVHMLIAIPPKYAVSQVIGFIKGKSAIHLARVYGEKKRNFVGQHFWARGYFVSTVGRDETMIREYIRHQEQEDQRIEQLNLWN, from the coding sequence ATGGACGAGAATGAAAGCTTAAGTCACTCGCGATGGGAGTGCAAATATCATGTGGTATTTATCCCCAAATGCCGGCGTCGCACTTTGTATAAAGAGTTGCGTAAACATTTGGGCGAGGTATTTCGAAGGCTAGCGAGCCAGAAAGAAAGCCGGATTATAGAAGGGCATTTGATGCCGGATCATGTGCATATGTTGATCGCGATACCGCCGAAATACGCCGTTTCCCAGGTGATTGGTTTTATCAAAGGCAAAAGTGCAATCCATTTGGCTCGAGTCTATGGAGAGAAGAAACGAAATTTTGTTGGGCAACACTTTTGGGCGCGGGGTTACTTTGTTTCGACAGTGGGTCGAGATGAAACGATGATCCGAGAATACATCCGTCACCAAGAACAAGAAGACCAGAGAATTGAACAATTGAATCTTTGGAATTGA
- a CDS encoding pyridoxamine 5'-phosphate oxidase family protein, whose protein sequence is MGQQFNQLSDKHIHFIKGQKIFFVGTATAESRVNVSPKGMDSFRVLSNSRIAWLNVTGSGNESSAHVLQNPRMTLMFCAFDDPPLILRLYGTAKVVHITDPEWDDLFGLFVPLPGARQIFDVRIDLVQTSCGMAVPYFSYAGDRALLSDWATKKGDEGLKQYWERNNQMSIDGIPTHIVAKNG, encoded by the coding sequence ATGGGACAACAATTTAACCAACTTTCCGATAAACATATCCACTTTATCAAAGGACAAAAGATCTTCTTTGTCGGGACAGCGACCGCAGAGAGTCGCGTGAATGTGTCCCCAAAGGGTATGGACTCGTTTAGGGTGCTAAGCAATTCTCGTATCGCTTGGCTAAATGTTACCGGTAGCGGTAATGAATCATCCGCTCATGTGCTGCAAAACCCACGAATGACCCTCATGTTCTGCGCCTTTGATGATCCTCCTCTAATCTTGCGGCTTTACGGTACCGCAAAGGTTGTTCACATCACCGATCCCGAATGGGATGATCTTTTTGGTTTATTCGTCCCATTGCCCGGTGCTCGGCAAATTTTCGACGTAAGAATTGACCTCGTGCAAACTTCTTGTGGAATGGCTGTACCCTATTTTTCGTATGCTGGTGATCGAGCATTACTCTCTGATTGGGCCACAAAGAAAGGTGATGAAGGTTTGAAGCAGTATTGGGAAAGGAATAATCAAATGAGCATCGACGGCATCCCTACTCACATTGTCGCAAAAAATGGCTAA
- a CDS encoding TVP38/TMEM64 family protein — MTSSKRLLLLLIAVLIAAFFLFDLRQYLSLDFLKAQQTSIEAYRDAHPGLSTAIYVLVYIVVTSLSLPGATVLTLAGGVLFGLLWGTLIVSFASAIGATLSFLAARYLFRDAVKARFGARLKVIDEGVNRDGAYYLFTLRMMPVIPFFVINLTMGLTTIRTWTFYWVSQIGMLAGTVVLVNAGNHLANVDSLSGILSPALLGSFALLGLFPLLARKGEGSS, encoded by the coding sequence ATGACGTCGTCAAAAAGATTATTGCTGTTGCTAATCGCAGTCTTGATCGCCGCTTTTTTTCTGTTTGATCTGCGGCAATATCTGAGTCTGGATTTTTTGAAGGCTCAACAAACGAGTATAGAAGCTTATCGGGACGCTCATCCCGGCTTGTCCACCGCGATCTACGTTCTGGTCTATATCGTCGTGACCAGTTTATCGCTGCCGGGCGCGACGGTGCTGACGCTAGCGGGCGGGGTCTTGTTCGGCCTGCTGTGGGGCACATTGATCGTATCCTTCGCGTCGGCCATCGGTGCGACGCTGTCCTTTCTGGCGGCGCGTTATTTGTTTCGGGATGCGGTTAAAGCCCGGTTCGGGGCGCGATTAAAAGTGATTGATGAAGGCGTGAATCGGGATGGTGCTTATTATTTGTTCACCTTGCGGATGATGCCGGTGATACCGTTCTTTGTGATCAATCTGACGATGGGCTTGACAACGATCCGGACGTGGACTTTTTATTGGGTCAGTCAGATCGGCATGTTGGCGGGAACTGTGGTTTTAGTCAACGCCGGCAATCATCTTGCGAATGTCGATTCGTTGTCCGGCATTCTGTCGCCGGCCTTGCTGGGATCGTTCGCACTTTTGGGTCTATTCCCATTATTGGCGAGGAAAGGGGAAGGCAGTTCATGA
- a CDS encoding GFA family protein — protein sequence MSHVTLKGGCLCGAVKYEVNGDLQHFYHCYCSRCRKSSGTGHTSNVILSNANLLFTGGESSVKQYKVPEAKRFTRQFCSNCGSSVAQFVAEMNFVVIPAGSLEGDIPIKPQARIFWDSRVDWACDGDTLPRYSEYPG from the coding sequence ATGTCCCACGTAACGCTTAAAGGCGGCTGCCTTTGTGGCGCTGTCAAATATGAAGTAAACGGTGATCTTCAACATTTTTATCATTGTTACTGTTCACGGTGCAGAAAGTCTTCAGGAACCGGGCATACATCAAATGTAATCTTATCAAATGCGAACCTGCTCTTTACGGGCGGTGAGTCCTCGGTGAAGCAATATAAGGTTCCAGAAGCCAAGAGGTTCACCCGGCAGTTCTGTAGTAATTGCGGGAGTTCAGTGGCTCAATTCGTTGCGGAAATGAACTTTGTAGTAATCCCTGCCGGATCATTGGAGGGCGATATCCCGATCAAGCCACAGGCACGAATCTTCTGGGACTCACGAGTCGATTGGGCATGTGATGGAGATACGTTGCCGCGTTACTCAGAATATCCAGGGTGA